One genomic window of Cupriavidus malaysiensis includes the following:
- a CDS encoding ABC transporter substrate-binding protein, with protein MHRNALRRLAPACLAAAAALAIGGGASAQTAAGGKIKVGFMLPYTGTYAALGNAIENGFKLYVQEQGGKLGGREIEYFKVDDESDPAKAPENAAKLIKRDQVDVVVGTVHSGVQMGLVKVAKENNTLLIIPNAGVDEATGPLCGANIFRSSFSNWQPGYAMGHVLAERGLKKVVTLTWKYAAGEQSVKGFKEAFESKGGKVVKEMSLPFPNVEFQALITEVAALKPDAVFVFFAGGGAVKFVKDWAAAGLKDKIPLYASGFLTDGTLEAQGAAAQGLETTLHYADGLGSARDKTFRLAYAKTFKLQPDVYAVQGYDAAQMLSAGTGAVKGDMSRKAELYKAIEAARIDSPRGAFTLSKAHNPVQDFYLRKVDGRENKVSGVAVKSLADPGRGCRL; from the coding sequence ATGCATCGCAATGCATTGCGCAGGCTCGCGCCTGCCTGCCTGGCCGCGGCTGCGGCCCTGGCCATCGGCGGGGGCGCCAGCGCCCAGACCGCCGCCGGCGGCAAGATCAAAGTCGGCTTCATGCTGCCCTATACCGGCACCTACGCCGCGCTCGGCAATGCCATCGAGAATGGCTTCAAGCTGTACGTGCAGGAGCAGGGCGGCAAGCTGGGCGGGCGCGAGATCGAATACTTCAAGGTCGACGACGAGTCGGACCCGGCCAAGGCTCCGGAAAACGCCGCCAAGCTGATCAAGCGCGACCAGGTCGACGTGGTGGTCGGCACCGTGCACTCCGGCGTGCAGATGGGCCTGGTCAAGGTGGCCAAGGAAAACAACACGCTGCTGATCATCCCCAATGCCGGGGTGGACGAGGCCACCGGCCCGCTGTGCGGCGCCAACATCTTCCGCTCCTCGTTTTCCAACTGGCAGCCCGGTTATGCGATGGGCCACGTGCTGGCCGAGCGCGGCCTGAAGAAGGTGGTCACGCTGACGTGGAAGTACGCGGCCGGCGAGCAGTCGGTCAAGGGCTTCAAGGAAGCCTTCGAGTCCAAGGGCGGCAAGGTCGTCAAGGAGATGAGCCTGCCGTTCCCCAACGTCGAGTTCCAGGCGCTGATCACCGAGGTGGCGGCCCTCAAGCCCGATGCGGTGTTCGTCTTCTTCGCCGGAGGCGGCGCCGTCAAGTTCGTCAAGGACTGGGCCGCGGCCGGGCTGAAGGACAAGATCCCGCTGTACGCTTCCGGCTTCCTGACCGACGGCACGCTCGAAGCACAGGGCGCCGCGGCCCAGGGCCTGGAGACCACGCTGCACTATGCGGATGGTCTCGGCAGCGCGCGCGACAAGACCTTCCGGCTGGCGTATGCCAAGACCTTCAAGCTGCAGCCCGACGTCTACGCCGTGCAGGGCTATGACGCCGCGCAGATGCTGTCGGCCGGCACCGGCGCGGTCAAGGGCGACATGAGCCGCAAGGCGGAACTCTACAAGGCCATCGAGGCCGCGCGCATCGACAGCCCGCGCGGCGCCTTCACCTTGTCGAAGGCGCACAACCCCGTGCAGGACTTCTACCTGCGCAAAGTGGACGGCCGCGAAAACAAGGTCAGCGGCGTGGCCGTCAAGTCCCTGGCCGACCCGGGGCGCGGCTGCCGGCTCTGA
- a CDS encoding branched-chain amino acid ABC transporter permease, which translates to MLAGAMREGRGERPAWPAVLAWLVALGALAWLPPLLDGDAGKFYIELLSKVMIMAIFALSLQLLIGYTGLVSLGHAAYFAAAAYATAMLAPQSGPGNGWLLMAAAMAAAAMLALLVGMLVLRTRGIYFIMVTLAFAQMVYFVFHDTKLAGGSDGTYIYFRPEFGLPGGRVLNVDGAAAFYWLVLAALAATVAMLAQLLRSRFGHALVGIRHNEQRMRAAGYASYRYQLGAFVAGGTLAGLAGYLYAIQFGFVNPEIASWHQSGNVMLMVILGGVGSLAGAVLGAFSFVLLAEWFSGLTRHWQLLMGGFIILAVALLPRGLVGLGGSLGPRLRRRSPPSPQRGASPGAGEAA; encoded by the coding sequence ATGTTGGCAGGAGCAATGAGGGAAGGGCGGGGCGAGCGTCCCGCCTGGCCGGCCGTGCTGGCGTGGCTGGTGGCGCTGGGTGCGCTGGCCTGGCTGCCGCCGCTGCTGGACGGCGATGCGGGCAAGTTCTACATCGAGCTGCTGAGCAAGGTGATGATCATGGCCATCTTCGCGCTGTCGCTGCAGCTGCTGATCGGCTATACGGGGCTGGTCAGCCTGGGCCATGCCGCCTACTTCGCCGCCGCCGCGTACGCCACGGCGATGCTGGCGCCGCAGTCCGGCCCGGGCAACGGCTGGCTGCTGATGGCTGCGGCGATGGCCGCCGCGGCCATGCTGGCGTTGCTCGTCGGCATGCTGGTGCTGCGCACGCGCGGCATCTACTTCATCATGGTCACGCTGGCCTTCGCCCAGATGGTCTATTTCGTCTTCCACGACACCAAGCTGGCCGGCGGCAGCGATGGCACCTATATCTACTTCCGGCCCGAATTCGGCCTGCCCGGCGGCCGGGTCTTGAATGTCGATGGGGCGGCCGCCTTCTATTGGCTGGTGCTCGCCGCGCTGGCGGCGACGGTGGCGATGCTGGCGCAATTGCTGCGCTCGCGTTTCGGCCACGCCCTGGTCGGCATCCGCCACAACGAGCAGCGCATGCGGGCGGCCGGCTATGCGAGCTACCGCTACCAGCTCGGCGCCTTCGTCGCCGGCGGCACGCTGGCCGGGCTGGCCGGCTACCTCTACGCCATCCAGTTCGGCTTCGTGAATCCGGAGATCGCCTCCTGGCACCAGTCTGGCAACGTCATGCTGATGGTCATCCTGGGCGGCGTAGGCAGCCTCGCCGGCGCGGTGCTGGGCGCCTTCTCCTTCGTGCTGCTGGCCGAGTGGTTCAGCGGCCTGACCCGGCACTGGCAGTTGCTGATGGGCGGCTTCATCATCCTGGCCGTGGCGTTGCTGCCGCGCGGGCTGGTCGGGCTGGGCGGCAGCCTCGGTCCGCGGCTGCGGCGGCGGTCGCCGCCGTCGCCGCAGCGCGGCGCCAGCCCTGGCGCGGGGGAGGCAGCATGA
- a CDS encoding ABC transporter ATP-binding protein, with translation MKPTSGEPMLRAAGVEAWYGSSHVLRGIDFRVARGETVGLLGRNGMGKSTLLRTLLGHVRQRRGEIVVAGRDVSRARPHEVARLGVAYVPEGRGVFPNLSVRENLIMAAGKGSSGRFDWDEARVLDLFPRLKERLSNGGHELSGGEQQMLSIGRALMTNPECLVLDEATEGLAPRIVREIWQVIATIRATGIACVVVDRNYRAVLAHADRAVVLEKGQVVLDEAAPALAAAPARLDRYLGV, from the coding sequence ATGAAACCGACCTCCGGAGAGCCGATGCTGCGCGCTGCGGGCGTCGAGGCATGGTACGGCAGCAGCCACGTGCTGCGCGGCATCGATTTCCGCGTGGCGCGCGGCGAGACGGTCGGGCTGCTGGGCCGCAACGGCATGGGCAAGAGCACGCTGTTGCGCACGCTGCTGGGCCATGTGCGCCAGCGCCGCGGCGAGATCGTGGTGGCCGGGCGCGATGTCTCGCGCGCGCGGCCGCACGAAGTGGCCCGCCTGGGCGTGGCCTACGTGCCGGAAGGGCGGGGCGTATTCCCCAACCTGTCGGTGCGGGAAAACCTGATCATGGCGGCGGGCAAGGGCAGCAGCGGCCGTTTCGACTGGGACGAGGCGCGCGTGCTCGACCTGTTCCCGCGCCTCAAGGAGCGGCTCTCGAACGGCGGTCATGAGCTGTCCGGGGGCGAGCAGCAGATGCTGTCGATCGGCCGCGCGCTGATGACCAATCCCGAGTGCCTGGTCCTGGACGAGGCCACCGAAGGGCTGGCGCCGCGCATCGTGCGGGAGATCTGGCAGGTCATCGCCACCATCCGCGCGACCGGCATCGCCTGCGTGGTGGTCGACCGCAACTACCGCGCGGTGCTCGCGCATGCCGACCGCGCCGTCGTGCTGGAGAAGGGGCAGGTCGTGCTCGACGAGGCGGCGCCGGCGCTGGCCGCCGCGCCGGCACGGCTGGACCGCTATCTCGGCGTCTGA
- a CDS encoding NUDIX hydrolase — protein sequence MPSADSRSPVPSADAVAAELVAVLVAVSQGQPRVLTRDGAHALPAGPFESSHRSLQAGLRAWVETQTHHPLGYVEQLYTFADRDRANQQGQRVISVSYLGLTRESAEAGEEGIGWQDWYRYFPWEDWREGSPPVVAGRILPALHRWSALADDAATRRRRRQRIDFTFGADEASWNEEMVLQRYELLFEAGLVPEAAQRSAGQGSELVPGDAMLHDHRRILATAMARLRAKIRYRPVVFELMPPTFTLLQLQQAFEAVAGRSLHKQNFRRFIEQQALVEETGQLTQGSAGRPAKLFQFRGDVLLERAIAGSKLPLAR from the coding sequence ATGCCATCCGCCGACTCCCGTTCTCCCGTGCCCTCCGCCGATGCGGTCGCGGCCGAGCTGGTCGCCGTGCTGGTCGCAGTCAGCCAGGGCCAGCCCCGCGTGCTGACGCGCGACGGTGCCCACGCCTTGCCGGCCGGTCCGTTCGAATCCTCGCACCGTTCGCTGCAGGCCGGGCTGCGCGCCTGGGTGGAGACGCAGACCCATCATCCGCTGGGCTACGTCGAGCAGCTCTATACCTTTGCGGATCGCGACCGCGCCAACCAGCAGGGCCAGCGTGTCATCTCGGTGAGCTATCTCGGCCTCACGCGCGAGTCGGCCGAAGCCGGCGAGGAGGGCATCGGCTGGCAGGATTGGTACCGGTATTTCCCATGGGAAGACTGGCGCGAGGGCTCCCCTCCCGTGGTGGCCGGGCGGATCCTGCCCGCGCTGCACCGCTGGTCGGCGCTGGCAGACGACGCGGCCACCCGGCGCCGCCGCCGGCAGCGCATCGATTTCACCTTCGGGGCCGACGAGGCCTCCTGGAACGAGGAGATGGTGCTGCAGCGCTACGAACTGCTGTTCGAGGCCGGACTGGTGCCCGAGGCCGCGCAGCGTAGCGCCGGGCAGGGGAGCGAGCTGGTGCCCGGCGATGCGATGCTGCACGATCACCGCCGCATCCTGGCCACCGCCATGGCACGCCTGCGCGCCAAGATCCGCTACCGCCCGGTGGTGTTCGAACTGATGCCGCCGACCTTCACGCTGCTGCAGTTGCAGCAGGCCTTCGAGGCGGTGGCGGGCCGCAGCCTGCACAAGCAGAATTTCCGCCGCTTCATCGAGCAGCAGGCGCTGGTGGAAGAGACCGGCCAACTGACGCAGGGTTCGGCCGGCCGGCCGGCCAAGCTGTTCCAGTTCCGCGGCGACGTGCTGCTGGAACGGGCCATCGCCGGTAGCAAGCTGCCGCTGGCCCGCTAG
- a CDS encoding branched-chain amino acid ABC transporter permease, with product MDIVSFLIQCLNSVQYGLLLFLVASGLTLIFGIMGVINLAHGSFYMLGAYLAFTLASLTGSLFVAIPLGIALAVAFGYVLEWLFFSYLYERDHLQQVLMTYGLILVFEELRSILAGDDVHGVPVPAILDGALPIGNEMTYPVYRLFISAVCLLVAAAMYLVIRRTRLGMRIRAGASNREMVQSLGINITLLYRLVFALGVALAVLAGMIAAPVSSVYPGMGAQVLIVCFVVVVIGGIGSVKGALVAALLLGFVDTFGKVFWQEAAGVLIYLLMAVILLWKPQGLFKAG from the coding sequence ATGGACATCGTTTCCTTTCTCATCCAATGCCTGAACAGCGTGCAGTACGGCCTGCTGCTGTTCCTGGTGGCGAGCGGCCTGACGCTGATCTTCGGCATCATGGGCGTGATCAATCTCGCCCACGGCAGCTTCTACATGCTCGGCGCCTATCTGGCCTTCACGCTGGCCAGCCTGACCGGCAGCCTGTTCGTGGCCATCCCGCTGGGCATCGCACTGGCGGTGGCTTTCGGCTATGTACTGGAGTGGCTGTTCTTCAGCTATCTCTACGAACGCGACCACCTGCAGCAGGTGCTGATGACCTACGGCCTGATCCTGGTGTTCGAGGAATTGCGCAGCATCCTCGCCGGCGACGACGTGCATGGCGTACCGGTGCCAGCCATCCTCGACGGGGCGCTGCCGATCGGCAACGAGATGACCTACCCGGTCTACCGGCTCTTCATCTCGGCGGTGTGCCTGCTGGTCGCCGCGGCGATGTACCTGGTGATCCGCCGCACGCGGCTGGGCATGAGGATCCGTGCCGGTGCCAGCAACCGCGAAATGGTGCAGTCGCTGGGCATCAACATCACCTTGCTGTACCGCCTGGTGTTCGCGCTGGGCGTGGCGCTCGCGGTGCTGGCGGGCATGATCGCGGCGCCGGTTTCCTCGGTCTATCCGGGCATGGGCGCGCAGGTGCTGATCGTATGCTTCGTGGTGGTGGTGATCGGCGGCATCGGCTCGGTCAAGGGCGCCCTGGTGGCGGCGCTGCTGCTGGGCTTCGTCGATACCTTCGGCAAGGTCTTCTGGCAGGAGGCGGCCGGCGTGCTGATCTACCTGCTGATGGCGGTGATCCTGTTGTGGAAGCCCCAGGGCCTGTTCAAGGCGGGCTGA
- a CDS encoding ABC transporter ATP-binding protein: MSTPVLQAEGLSRRFGGLLAVSAVNLSLELGQVHAVIGTNGAGKSTLINMLSGELAPSGGRLRLQGQDVTGWAQPRLARHGVGRSYQRNNIFLPLSVRENCRLAAQARAQRAWRLWEGAQGCRLSRALADEALERAGLSGVAGVVASALSHGQKRQLEVAMCLATQPQVLLLDEPLAGMGPEESARMLDLLHGLRDGHAVLLVEHDMEAVFAVADRITVMVNGTVIASDSPAAIRVNREVQLAYLGEDDMAEGEHGEHRAGDAGAQSEQEHAA; encoded by the coding sequence ATGAGCACGCCCGTGTTGCAGGCCGAAGGCTTGAGCCGCCGCTTCGGCGGCCTGCTGGCCGTATCCGCGGTGAACCTGTCGCTGGAACTGGGGCAGGTGCATGCGGTGATCGGTACCAATGGCGCCGGCAAGTCCACGTTGATCAATATGCTGTCGGGCGAGCTGGCGCCGTCGGGCGGGCGGCTGCGCCTGCAGGGGCAGGACGTCACCGGCTGGGCGCAGCCGCGCCTGGCGCGCCATGGCGTGGGCCGCAGCTACCAGCGCAACAATATCTTCCTGCCGCTGAGCGTGCGCGAGAACTGCCGGCTGGCCGCACAGGCGCGCGCGCAGCGGGCCTGGCGGCTATGGGAGGGCGCGCAGGGCTGCCGCCTCAGCCGCGCCCTGGCCGACGAGGCGCTCGAGCGTGCCGGTCTGTCCGGCGTGGCCGGGGTCGTGGCCAGTGCGCTGTCGCACGGGCAGAAGCGCCAGCTCGAAGTCGCGATGTGCCTGGCGACGCAGCCCCAGGTGCTGCTGCTCGATGAGCCGCTGGCGGGCATGGGGCCGGAGGAGTCGGCGCGCATGCTCGACTTGCTGCACGGCCTGCGCGACGGCCATGCCGTGCTGCTGGTGGAGCACGATATGGAGGCGGTATTCGCCGTGGCCGACCGTATCACGGTGATGGTCAATGGCACGGTGATCGCCTCGGACAGCCCCGCGGCGATCCGCGTCAATCGCGAAGTGCAACTCGCCTACCTGGGGGAGGACGATATGGCTGAGGGTGAGCACGGTGAGCACCGCGCAGGCGATGCCGGCGCCCAGAGCGAGCAGGAGCACGCGGCATGA
- a CDS encoding potassium transporter Kup — MTQSATSHYYVESPSTRALVIGAIGVVFGDIGTSPLYSLKECFSAEHGIPFSEAAVLGIISMLFWAMIIVVSLKYVLFVMRADNDGEGGVLALMALALRTAAPRSRRAKMLMMFGIFGACMFYGDAVITPAISVMSAVEGLEIAAPGLSHFVIPITLVILCALFLIQRSGTATVGKLFGPVMVVWFLALGALGLLHLMHAPGILMALSPHHAISFLMEHSLQAFVVLGSVFLVLTGAEALYADMGHFGARPIRYGWFVLVMPCLMLNYFGQGAMLLQNPKAIENPFYLMVPDMLQLPMVLLATLATVIASQAVISGAFSLTSQAIQLGFVPRMRIRYTSDAEIGQIYLPVINWILLVLVIAVVVAFKKSDNLAAAYGIAVTTTMVITTFLAVVVMRNVWKWNPVLVMLIGLGFLMVDLAFFSANLLKVAEGGWFPLLLGGLAFFLLMTWYSGRKLLRARSLEDGIPLEPFIAGLLAHPPHRVEGTAVFLTGNSDYVPVSLLHNLKHNRVLHERVVFLTFVTRDIPYVDDDRRLACKDLGGGIYILRSEYGFKETPDVQKVLDLAQRKLGMAFELMETSFFIARESVIPSKLPGMSMWRESLFAWMHQNGAKPSDFFSIPANRVVELGTKVEI; from the coding sequence ATGACCCAATCCGCAACCAGCCACTATTACGTCGAAAGCCCGAGCACGCGTGCCCTGGTGATCGGCGCAATCGGCGTCGTCTTCGGCGATATCGGCACCAGCCCCCTCTACTCGCTCAAGGAGTGCTTCAGCGCGGAGCACGGCATCCCCTTCAGCGAGGCGGCCGTGCTCGGCATCATCTCGATGCTGTTCTGGGCGATGATCATCGTGGTCTCGCTCAAATACGTGCTGTTCGTGATGCGCGCGGACAACGACGGCGAAGGCGGCGTGCTGGCCCTGATGGCGCTCGCGCTGCGCACGGCCGCGCCACGCTCGCGCCGGGCCAAGATGCTGATGATGTTCGGCATCTTCGGCGCCTGCATGTTCTACGGCGACGCGGTGATCACGCCGGCCATCTCCGTGATGTCAGCGGTGGAAGGGCTGGAGATCGCGGCGCCGGGGCTGTCGCATTTCGTCATCCCCATCACCCTGGTGATCCTGTGTGCGCTGTTCCTGATCCAGCGCAGCGGCACCGCGACGGTCGGCAAACTGTTCGGCCCGGTGATGGTGGTGTGGTTCCTCGCACTCGGTGCGCTGGGCCTGCTGCACCTGATGCACGCGCCGGGCATCCTGATGGCGCTCAGTCCGCACCACGCGATCAGCTTCCTGATGGAGCACTCGCTGCAGGCCTTCGTGGTGCTGGGCTCGGTCTTCCTGGTGCTGACCGGGGCCGAGGCGCTCTACGCCGACATGGGCCACTTCGGCGCCCGCCCGATCCGCTACGGCTGGTTCGTGCTGGTCATGCCCTGCCTGATGCTGAACTACTTCGGCCAGGGCGCGATGCTGCTGCAGAACCCCAAGGCGATCGAGAACCCCTTCTACCTGATGGTGCCGGACATGCTGCAGCTGCCTATGGTGCTGCTGGCCACGCTGGCCACGGTGATCGCCTCGCAGGCGGTCATCTCCGGCGCCTTCTCGCTGACCAGCCAGGCCATCCAGCTCGGCTTCGTGCCGCGCATGCGCATCCGCTATACCTCGGACGCGGAGATCGGCCAGATCTACCTGCCGGTGATCAACTGGATCCTGCTGGTGCTGGTGATCGCCGTGGTGGTCGCCTTCAAGAAATCGGACAACCTGGCCGCGGCCTACGGCATCGCCGTGACCACCACCATGGTCATCACTACCTTCCTCGCCGTGGTGGTGATGCGCAATGTCTGGAAGTGGAACCCGGTGCTGGTCATGCTGATCGGCCTCGGTTTCCTGATGGTGGATCTTGCCTTCTTCTCTGCCAACCTGCTGAAGGTGGCCGAGGGCGGCTGGTTCCCGCTGCTGCTGGGCGGCCTGGCCTTCTTCCTGCTGATGACCTGGTACAGCGGCCGCAAGCTGCTGCGCGCGCGCAGCCTGGAGGACGGCATCCCGCTCGAACCGTTCATCGCCGGCCTGCTGGCGCACCCGCCGCACCGCGTCGAAGGCACCGCCGTGTTCCTGACCGGCAATTCGGACTATGTGCCGGTCTCGCTGCTGCACAACCTGAAGCACAACCGCGTGCTGCACGAGCGCGTGGTCTTCCTGACTTTCGTGACGCGTGACATCCCCTACGTCGATGATGACCGCCGCCTGGCGTGCAAGGACCTCGGCGGTGGCATCTACATCCTGCGCTCCGAATACGGCTTCAAGGAGACGCCCGATGTGCAGAAGGTGCTGGACCTGGCGCAGCGCAAGCTGGGCATGGCCTTCGAGCTGATGGAGACTTCCTTCTTCATCGCGCGCGAATCGGTGATCCCGTCCAAGCTGCCGGGTATGTCGATGTGGCGCGAGAGCCTGTTCGCCTGGATGCACCAGAACGGCGCCAAGCCGTCGGACTTCTTCTCGATCCCGGCCAACCGGGTCGTGGAACTGGGCACCAAGGTCGAGATCTGA
- a CDS encoding alpha/beta fold hydrolase: MRFDGRPIRIETQWLRPERAGRPLLVFLHEGLGSVSLWRNYPRRLCEAGDFRGLVISRYGYGRSTPRPHEEKWGVDFMHRQAREALPALFDVLDIGPGRAHGRPWLFGHSDGGSIALIYAASFAPAVEGVVVVAPHILVEDLSVRSIEQARRAYLETDLRDKLARHHDDADSAFWGWNDIWLDPAFRAWDLRPLLSGLRCPVLAVQGEDDEYGTMAQIEGIHQHASQTVLLKLPRCGHSPHRDQPEQLTAAVSAYINAETSSLK; the protein is encoded by the coding sequence ATCCGCTTCGACGGGCGCCCCATCCGCATCGAGACGCAGTGGCTGCGGCCGGAGCGGGCCGGGCGGCCACTGCTGGTGTTCCTGCATGAAGGCCTGGGATCGGTCAGCCTGTGGCGCAACTATCCGCGCCGCCTTTGCGAGGCGGGCGACTTTCGCGGCCTGGTGATCTCGCGCTACGGTTACGGGCGCTCGACGCCGCGCCCGCACGAAGAGAAGTGGGGTGTCGATTTCATGCACCGGCAGGCACGAGAGGCGCTGCCGGCGCTGTTCGACGTGCTCGACATCGGCCCCGGGCGCGCACACGGCCGCCCGTGGTTGTTCGGACACAGCGACGGCGGCTCGATCGCACTGATCTACGCGGCCAGCTTCGCGCCGGCTGTGGAGGGCGTGGTGGTGGTGGCGCCGCACATCCTCGTCGAGGACCTGTCGGTGCGCAGCATCGAGCAGGCCAGGCGGGCCTATCTGGAAACCGACCTGCGCGACAAGCTGGCACGCCACCACGACGATGCCGACTCGGCGTTCTGGGGCTGGAACGATATCTGGCTGGATCCGGCATTCCGCGCCTGGGACCTCCGGCCGCTGCTGTCCGGGCTGCGATGCCCGGTGCTGGCCGTGCAGGGCGAGGACGACGAATACGGCACCATGGCGCAGATCGAGGGTATCCACCAGCACGCGTCGCAGACGGTCCTGCTTAAACTGCCGCGGTGCGGCCACTCGCCCCATCGTGACCAGCCCGAGCAGTTGACGGCAGCCGTATCCGCATATATAAACGCAGAAACTTCAAGCCTAAAATAA
- a CDS encoding tripartite tricarboxylate transporter substrate binding protein, with protein MSISKLRFPASSTPARSPARGVLVAAGAIVVALAAAPSVAAPRAGAAPYPGRPIELVVTFPPGGGTDLLARKLAARLEGELGQPVVVENRAGASGNIGAQLVAHARPDGYTLLMVNSSYAINPAVYRKLGFSPQSDLRGVINVAYVPSVLVTTVSSPWLSLRQALDARAVRRVGLGATGPGATATPAYASCGNGTPQQLAGGMLMRRTGADWLHVPYRGCGPALQAVLAGNVPLGIVTASSALPFIQAGTLRALAVTSPQRSPLLPGVPTVAEQGLPGYALNQWHGVLAPAATPPAIVRRLNSAIAAVMRRPEMAAELQALGYDVTTSTPQEFQAVIERDIARFGELARQMDLHVD; from the coding sequence ATGAGTATAAGTAAGCTGCGATTCCCGGCCAGCAGTACTCCTGCCCGCTCGCCGGCGCGCGGCGTTCTCGTGGCAGCGGGCGCCATTGTCGTGGCGCTGGCGGCGGCACCGTCTGTGGCGGCACCGCGCGCAGGCGCCGCGCCCTATCCCGGCCGTCCGATCGAGCTGGTCGTCACCTTTCCGCCGGGCGGCGGCACCGACCTGCTGGCGCGCAAGCTCGCCGCACGGCTGGAAGGGGAGCTGGGGCAGCCGGTGGTGGTGGAGAACCGCGCCGGCGCCAGCGGCAACATCGGCGCACAACTGGTGGCCCATGCCAGGCCCGACGGCTACACCTTGCTGATGGTCAACAGCAGCTATGCCATCAATCCCGCCGTCTACCGCAAGCTCGGCTTTTCGCCACAGTCTGACCTGCGCGGCGTGATCAATGTGGCCTACGTGCCGTCGGTGCTGGTGACGACGGTGTCGTCGCCCTGGCTGAGCCTGCGCCAGGCCCTCGACGCGCGCGCGGTGCGGCGCGTGGGGCTCGGTGCCACCGGCCCGGGCGCCACGGCGACGCCGGCCTACGCATCCTGCGGCAACGGCACGCCGCAGCAGCTGGCCGGCGGGATGCTGATGCGCCGCACCGGGGCGGACTGGCTGCACGTGCCGTATCGAGGCTGCGGTCCCGCCCTGCAGGCGGTGCTGGCCGGCAACGTGCCGCTGGGCATCGTCACCGCATCCAGCGCGCTGCCGTTCATCCAGGCCGGCACGCTGCGCGCACTCGCGGTGACCTCGCCGCAGCGCTCGCCGTTGCTGCCCGGGGTGCCGACGGTGGCGGAGCAGGGCCTGCCGGGGTATGCGCTCAACCAGTGGCACGGCGTGCTGGCTCCGGCGGCGACGCCGCCGGCCATCGTGCGCCGCCTCAACAGCGCCATCGCCGCAGTGATGCGGCGGCCTGAAATGGCTGCCGAACTGCAGGCCCTGGGCTATGACGTCACCACCAGCACCCCGCAGGAGTTCCAGGCCGTGATCGAGCGCGATATCGCGCGCTTCGGCGAGCTGGCCAGGCAGATGGACCTGCACGTCGACTGA